In one Kitasatospora cineracea genomic region, the following are encoded:
- the efeU gene encoding iron uptake transporter permease EfeU: MFANYLIGLREGLEASLVVCILIAYLVKTGRKDRLGPVWIGVGSAVALAMAFGAVLQFGSDQLSFEAQEALGGSLSIIAVGLVTWMVFWMRRTARHLKSELQGKLDAALAMGTVALIVTSFLAVGREGLETALFIWTAVQSTGDGWSPLAGATLGLLTSVVLGWLFYRGAVKINLAKFFTWTGGMLVVVAAGVLAYGVHDLQEAGWIPGLGTLAFDISSTIPADSWYGTLLKGVFNFQPNPTVVQVVVWLLYLVPTLYFFFRKPASGGVQGKPVQAPAEPKAA; this comes from the coding sequence GTGTTCGCCAACTACCTGATCGGCCTGCGCGAAGGCCTCGAGGCCAGCCTCGTGGTCTGCATCCTGATCGCCTACCTGGTCAAGACCGGCCGCAAGGACCGGCTCGGCCCGGTGTGGATCGGCGTCGGCAGCGCCGTCGCGCTGGCCATGGCGTTCGGCGCGGTGCTGCAGTTCGGCTCCGACCAGCTGTCCTTCGAGGCCCAGGAGGCGCTCGGCGGCAGCCTGTCGATCATCGCGGTCGGCCTGGTCACCTGGATGGTCTTCTGGATGCGCCGCACCGCGCGGCACCTGAAGAGCGAACTCCAGGGCAAGCTGGACGCCGCGCTCGCCATGGGCACCGTCGCGCTGATCGTCACCTCCTTCCTGGCCGTCGGCCGCGAGGGCCTGGAGACCGCGCTGTTCATCTGGACCGCCGTCCAGTCCACCGGCGACGGCTGGAGCCCGCTGGCCGGCGCGACGCTGGGCCTGCTCACCTCGGTCGTGCTGGGCTGGCTGTTCTACCGCGGCGCGGTCAAGATCAACCTGGCCAAGTTCTTCACCTGGACCGGCGGCATGCTGGTCGTCGTCGCCGCGGGCGTCCTCGCCTACGGCGTGCACGACCTCCAGGAGGCCGGCTGGATCCCCGGCCTCGGCACGCTGGCCTTCGACATCTCCTCCACCATCCCGGCGGACAGCTGGTACGGCACGCTGCTCAAGGGCGTGTTCAACTTCCAGCCCAACCCGACGGTGGTCCAGGTGGTGGTCTGGCTGCTGTACCTGGTGCCGACGCTGTACTTCTTCTTCCGCAAGCCCGCCTCCGGCGGGGTGCAGGGCAAGCCGGTCCAGGCGCCGGCCGAACCGAAGGCCGCCTGA